One segment of Hippopotamus amphibius kiboko isolate mHipAmp2 chromosome 2, mHipAmp2.hap2, whole genome shotgun sequence DNA contains the following:
- the LOC130845991 gene encoding olfactory receptor 11H7-like produces the protein MNKSGISTVTQFVLLGFPGPWKMQIICFSMILLLYILTLTGNTAIICAVTWDHRLHTPMYMFLANFSFLEIWYVTCTVPSMLANFLSKTKTISFSGCFTQFYFFFSLGTTECFFLCVMAYDRYLAICRPLHYPSIMTGQLCAILVSLCWLTGFLGHSIPIFFISQLPFCGPNIIDHFLCDVDQLMALSCTHSPIIEHVIHSVSSLIIILTVLYILGSYTLVLKAVLQVPSSAGRQKAFSTCGSHLVVVSLFYGTIMVMYVSPTSGNSVAMHKIIIPIYTIVTPVLNPLIYSLRNRDIKFALHWVLCGMRIIQTS, from the coding sequence ATGAATAAATCAGGGATATCAACTGTGACACAGTTTGTCTTGTTGGGCTTTCCTGGTCCCTGGAAAATGCAGATCATCTGTTTCTCAATGATTCTGTTGCTCTACATCTTGACACTAACTGGGAATACGGCCATCATTTGTGCTGTGACGTGGGACCACCGACTCCACACCCCTATGTACATGTTCCTGGCCAACTTCTCCTTCTTAGAGATCTGGTATGTGACCTGCACAGTCCCCAGTATGCTGGCCAATTTTCTTTCCAAAACCAAGACCATATCCTTCTCTGGCTGCTTCACTCAGTTCTACTTCTTCTTTTCGCTGGGCACAACTGAATGCTTCTTCCTCTGTGTCATGGCTTACGATCGCTACCTGGCCATCTGTCGCCCACTACACTATCCCTCCATCATGACTGGGCAGCTCTGTGCCATTCTAGTGTCTCTTTGTTGGCTCACTGGTTTCCTTGGACATTCAattcctattttctttatttctcaacTACCCTTTTGTGGTCCCAATATCATTGATCACTTTCTGTGTGATGTGGACCAACTGATGGCATTGTCATGTACCCACTCACCAATCATAGAGCATGTAATCCATTCCGTGAGCTCTCTTATCATCATTCTAACTGTTTTGTACATCCTTGGGTCTTATACCTTGGTGCTCAAAGCTGTGCTTCAGGTTCCTTCTTCAGCTGGGAGGCAAAAGGCCTTCTCTACCTGTGGATCCCACTTAGTTGTGGTGTCTCTATTCTATGGAACCATTATGGTGATGTATGTGAGCCCAACATCTGGCAATTCAGTTGCTATGCATAAGATCATCATACCAATATACACCATAGTGACACCAGTCTTAAATCCCCTCATCTACAGCCTACGCAATAGGGACATAAAATTTGCCCTCCACTGGGTCCTTTGTGGAATGAGAATTATCCAAACCTCATGA